From the genome of Gambusia affinis linkage group LG04, SWU_Gaff_1.0, whole genome shotgun sequence:
AAACTGCATGACCAACTGAGGGGGAAGACAACGTCCTGAGCTGTCGGAGTGAGAATGCATGGAATATGGAGGCTGAACAGCGCAGCATAACTTATTACTGGCCTGTAGGAAATAGCGACACTGCTCCTTTTGTCAGCAGTGGATCGATTGTTTGATGATTTAAATATGCATGCAGCTTAGAAACTCACAGTAATtaaactgctgtgtttttgtttttgactacTGCTTCATCAAAGTGGACATCCGGGTGACAAAGCGGTTGTTTGAGTGTTTTATAGGGTTAGTTCATATGTTTTAAAGTGAGATCCTCTGAAGTAATCTGCAATAGTTCCAGAAGTAAAAAGTTCCTGTTTCTTTGTTGTGTTCCAGTTGTTGAGCCTGTCGGCTGTATCTGAAAACCACTGAAACGTATCATCTCTGAAGTTGTTGGATGAGTCTATCTGgcccaataaaacaaaagctaacTGTTTCCttgacttttcaaaatgtgcatGTAAATATGTgctatttgaaataaaaaatcacttCCTATTTTTGAATCCAGTGTTTCCGCAGtgtaaacattaatgtttctgtGGATGTCTTTGTTGTCCAATGTTTTGCAGAGTGACTGTGGTCAGAGCATCAAAATCCGCCGTGTCCTCATGAACTGTCCGGAGATCGTCACTATTGGATTTGTGTGGGACGCCGAGCAGTCTGATCTTACGGACGATGTTATCAGGTCTCTTGGTCCACGTTTAAACTTGTGCGGGGTAAGAGCTGAAAAAGCCAACTCCCACTATTAAGTGCTTGTAAACGAAACATACGGTAACAAGTATGAATTCAAGATATGAATGTTAGCTCcacaaaatagcaaaacatcATTGATCCTGGTATGTTGGAAGGTAACAGTTTTTTTGGATGAGAGATCCATATCTGTAGTTTTacatacaaacaaacatgaacttGGAAACTCAGTGGATTTAACATCTGGCTGAGAGTGATCGAATATACCATCTTTCAGCTTTTCAACCGAGTCACTGATGAAAACGCCAAACGCAGCGAGCTACATCTGGTGGGGATGATCTGTTTCTCCAGCAAACATTACTCAGCTTTCGCCTATCACACCAAATCTTCAAAATGGATGTTTTTTGACGATGCCACTGTAAAGGAGGTTTGGATGTCTGCCATTAGAccttttcaatcttttttttttttcatgacagtcCGTTACACACATTCTCTTTTCTAagattttttattcttgtttactAGATTGGATCCAAATGGAAGGATGTTGCTTCAAAATGTGTCAGGGGACATTTCCAacctcttcttttattttacaccaaTCCTGAGGGGAGTCCAGTTTCCAATGAAGATGCACCAAGACAAACCACTATGTGCCCTCATTACAAAGCCCAAGTAAATGGAGATGTGACCAGTAAGAAAGTCTTCCATTTGTTAGCATGACTGACAAAGACACTTAAAACATgagctttttgttctttctatAGCTGAATGGTATTTATGTATTTCGTCACTGATTTGACCTGACACTTTTTGTGTACATTAACAAATTTTGACAGGTTTTAATCCAGTGAAGTCAAtagaaactcaaaattttaaGGAGAGTCACATTCTTGACTTTTGGTATCTTCAGGTTTAGAAGGATTTGTAATGATTGAAAGCCACTCATCAGTTTTAGAGTAAATTCAACCATCATCCCAAAAACACATCAACTTGATAGGACATTCTAATTACCATTGTTTCTTAATATTACAATAGTTAAAAAGCagcataataaacaaaaagaaaggatctgctgtaaataaaatcatgaatgCAAATGGATTAAATTAGTCTAATCCTCTTTTTATAtgataatttctattttatgtattcatttatttgctaCGTTATTAAAATTAGCTAACATTTGGAAGAGCACAAATatccagctaaatatttacttattcCTAATATCAGGCAGGCAGTATGAGCTTGAGATGGGATACACATGTAGTTTCCCCTGTGCATGTGTTGTGCAGCTGTATAATTCAGAGTTAAGGTTCTCTTGGTGATCTTTGACGGTTTAAATGTTCCTGTCTTACTTTCACTGCCTTCTGCTCATGTCTGTCATAATACATGGGAGACGATGCatttgatgaaaaaagaaacagaaatttttAACGCCCCATCACAAGTTTTAatagtaattttgttttcaactcaCTATGATAATGATGTACTAATACTACTAAAGTCAGTAACCATAAAAGGTTTACTGTGCAAGAGCGTAGCAGCGCTTTGCCTACAATGTCCCTCATGTACAATCTTATGATCTCCCTGCTTTGGctgcttttcaacattttctaatcTTTCACTATCTAATATTGGCACATAAGCTACCACTAAAATTGATGAAATGAAGCACTCTGTGTGCAGAGTGTCTTTCCATACACCAATCTTTCCAGACATCATTAATGCAAACGAGGAGCTGCTAGAGGTGaatttctccatgtttttttttttttttttaatactgacACAAACCAGACATTTAAGTGCCACTGAGGAAATATTCCTTTGGACTGATTCTGCATCAAATACAGAAGTGATTCTGCTACAGTAATGGTTGGGATTGTGGCCTAAAGCTCCCAGAGAAAGACTTTCTATCCATATCTGATGGCCCAGACCTTGCATGAGGATGATGTCTCTGTTGCATGCAGATTACCACCCACGCCTATCCCCTAATCCCTGTTCCTGTGGCCAAACGCGTCGCTGCTCTTACTCCTCCCCTTGATGTTTCAAACATTTGCCTCCATTATTTATCAGCTTGCTTATTTTTTAGGAGATGGTGGGGGGTATTCTCGCTTGGATTGCTTTGCTTTTATGTGTTGCCCGGATATTTTGGCATGGGGAAGGATTCTTACTTTTGTAACAGTCAGGGTGAGTCAGTAAGTGATTGTAGGTTTttcacaggaaataaaaacattgtctgGCTTTCTGTATGCTGTTAATCACAATTCTTTTCTTAAATTGATCCCATTCTGCTAAAGTTTacattgctttgtttctttaatttgcttttttgtccATCATTACAAATGAGGAAATTGATCTGACTGGCTCATACTGGAGTTCTTGCATAATTGGGGCTCTGCAGTAAGTAAGGAACCATGATGTATGTGTGCATTAGTTAATTACTTGGCAGTTGCTAGGCATACAAAAGTAGATCTGAGTCCAAAATGACTTTTCTAGGGAACTTCCTAAATATCAGCTTCAGGCCACATAATCAGATGGGAATTTCCATCAGTGCTTCTTTAACATGCAACAGCAACACATGTAGTTTTCCTTATTACATCTTTGACAGAAGCTTTAGGTACAATTTCACTCAAATTATCATCctgtgatgtgttttttttttttttgacactctGATCAAGGGCCTTTTGAAAGTTGCAATATTGGCTGAGTAAAAATAGATGCAGCTGTAAACGGTGTCAGAGAAAATGGTTTAATTAGGAGGAGGTGAGATGTGAAAGAGAAAGACAGCAGCTGTTAGATGTAACATGCTCATCTGAAGGCAGATGCTCTCAGTTTATGTTGTCGCTGCTTCCCTTCGTGACCTGCTTGCCAGGCGGAGGAAACACACCGCGGGCTTGGCAGCCGAGGCAGCGGAGGTGTGTTTTATCAAAGTTAATGATGCAGCATCTGTTCTTTTCtaagactttgttttgtttcctattTGCAAAAGGATGGAAGGGATGGGAGATGGGATGGTGatctataaaactgaaaatctgtttGAGCTACTTCTATATTTGTCATGACTGACAAATTCTCTCACAGGAGTGGCACATTTCTTTTACTGTCATAAAATTAATTGAGTTAAAAACTTATGTTGAAACTACGTAAtcatgtttcttattttgttggggtttttatGTTGCTTCGTTTTTAATAAGACAACAATTGCCACTTTTGACAACTGCTAAAGTTTATCTTTTATAAACTGTgattaatcagttttttaaagacaaacgtTAACACATTACATCTGACCGGCAAAAGGATGTGAACCTAAAAGTGGATCTTGCTTTCAAATCCTTCCTTTACAAGTTTAAGTCTGAATTTCTTGTTATTGCTCCACATGCCTTCTTTTGCTCCTTTTCTGAGGAGCATCTGAGGGCAAACTCAATTTTGTGGCTGTcgctttaaattcaaatgagcCATTTCACATCCCGACACCTTTCAGGTTGCCGAGCGTTCCACTCCATCCTGTTCAgccatttttgtagtttgatagGAGACGCGTCAAACTACCCAAATGTTTGACACATCAAGGGGAGGAGCTTCTAATTCCCAAATTGATCAAAAGATGTCAACAACGAAggtaaaaatggcaaaaaccgTTAAAACTGTCAACGTGGTTTTGTCCTTCGTGAGCTAAAAGCTAACACACAGCACTAACATAAGCAGAAGTCACGATGCTACTGCTGTCAAAACAATGTCCAGGATGTCATATCAGCACACGATAAATTCACGTCTAGAATAAAGCTTGTCATTTTAGCTCTATTTGAGGTTACCGCTTTGCTGTGTCTGTCTTTTCCATAGACAGAAGGGACTGACTCCTCAATCAGATGAAGTCTTTTGGCGAATCCTTCCTGATACTGGCGCTGACGCACTTGTCCTTGAAGTTTTTTGTGCAAACAGAGAGGTTTTTCCCCACTGATGCggatacatttttaagaaaaatacattttaacttgGCACTTCAGAGGGGCTCTGATCTTTGGGGATGGTGTAATAAATTGTGTGAGTTTTTACACCCaacaactgaacattttaactcGTCTAGTCGTAGCTTTGACATTCAGGAACTCGGACTACAGATTTGCTGCGAGAAGTAAAAATGACTGATGTGGTAGATTACTTTAGCCAGAAGTCCGTGACCTTGATTAGTATTTCAGTCGTAAATACTGTGACATAATAGTTCAAAAACCATAATCGGGAATAGagaaaactgaacacaaacagaatATAAAGATATTgcactttgaatgtttttttgttgttgtttttttctttttgctgaaatctCACTCACTATCCTGACAGAGCACTAATAAAACCCgacaaattgttttaaattattttcagtaaaaacataaatgttctgtgaaccTCAGAGGTTCATCATGAAGAAGACCAAACACTGCGGATAGAAGgttgtgaaaaagaagaagttgaAATGTTATATTGGTTGAGAACAGCCAGCGCTCACAGAGCAATACAAGAAGAAAGTGTGAGGCTGAAAATAGCTGCTGCTGAGGTTAACATAGAGTCTCAGAAGTAAAAAAGATgtattagtaaaataaattaaatcagaatttaGGCCTGGATTATATATCACAAATGTATTGTCATCACATCAGTGTGATGGCAATACTAACAAATATTAGCAAACTGATATTGTCATTATTACTGGCTAATATACTCCACTTGTAATGAACTTGCATTTTACAAGCTAATGTAAAATGGAGCTAGGGTCTTACAACATCAGATACTCACACTGGACACCATTAACATTTTGCAAAGGTCACAGAGTGTCAGAAGCACAGATGAGAAAAGGCGGAAGAAGAAAATCATATTTCACAACTGATATCATTGTGCCAATATTTACCAAAATTATTGTCAATGCAAGATTTTCAAATGTTGTTCAgatttactttaaatgaaatatattgtTTGTAGAATCTAAACTTAAGCTCTTATTGCTTTTCCTCTTCAGTGAAACATCCTTTTGGCAGCCCTAACAAATTTCAGGATCCCTTCATGGAGAATCTACAAAGACCAGTTGAAACATCAAAAAAGGACAGGGGACATCGGAGAATCGAGCCTTCACAACACAGAGGTAGGCTCCATGGATGGCAACATTTAAACAGGCAATGAGGATAGGACAGTCTGAATATCAGAGCAACGGTCAGGCTGTTAATGACTTTTGTCAACCCTCTTCAGACATGACGCATACAAAATCTTCATCTCCCCCAGAGAATGTGTCCCGGCCTCCtgtagagaaaatgaaaaactctcTGCGCTCTGAGAAGTCACCAAATCAAAGCAGAGGATCTCAGGAGCCCCATGGACAGTCGTGCAGTGCACAGAGTGGGGGACAAATCAGAAAGACCAATGTTTCCCCAGGACGCAATGAGCAGGAGGGCAGCCACAAACACTGGGAAAAAGGAGGCAGTGGGAGCCAAAATAGGTCCAAATCAACTTGGAGACCCATCAGGGAGGTGCTGAATGTAGACACGGTGCTGAATGAACTGGAGCAGcgacggcagcagcagcagcagcagcagcagcagcagcaggacatcCCGCGGTGCAGCAAGCCTTCTTCCCAGGAGAGAGCGCGCACAGAACCAAGCAGAGAGCGCGAACACACAAGAACTAGAGAGGACCGGAAACAGAAGTGCTTAATGACGATTTATGAGGACGAGCAGCGGCATGAGACAGAGAGCCACAGCTCCGTGGAGTCAGAGAGCAGAGCGGGCCAGCAGAGAGGAAGCCGACTCAAAGCCGTTCCCAAGACTCTGCTGCGCAGCGACACCTGGACCATTCAGAGGACAGAGTCGGGCTATGAGAGCAGCGATCGACTCAGCAGCGGCTCTACCAATCCCGACTCTCCTGGGGTTGATGGGTTTGGGCTCAGACCAGATCAGAGGTTAACACCTGAGATTCTTCTACAAAGGTAAGAGAGAAAAGTTTCATTCTGCAGTGGATTTAGTTTCACAGAGAAGTACAAACATCGATTTCCCTTCAGTATTCAAAAGCAATACTAAACGTAGTAAAAAAATCaccagtaataaaaaaaaaatgctttcatgcCGATGAGGTGGTaagaacaagaagaaagttCTTTCTGGCCAGTACGTTCCATGTTTAACAAGAACTGGAGTGCAGGACTCCTGGGAGGTTCTCCTCGGCCCCTCACACTGCAGCATTTGTTACAACATGAAAATCAGACACAAGAATAAGACGTAGGAACAAAATGatgtcattttgaaacaaacacaTGAGTAGGTGCAATGTTTATATTTAGGGTTAAAGTTAGAATCTGCATCCTCTGGAGAAAAAACATGCAGACTGTTGTTTCAGTAATCCACTAAGCACACAACTAAAAAAGtgctcattcacacacacagtgatGAAAGAACAGTGCTGAATAATTATCGACAACTGTCAGTTTTCATGTGTCCTCTTATTTTTCAGTCAGCTGCATCAAAGGGAAGCCGATGCAAAGTCAAGTATGACATCATCTCTTTCCCACAACGGTAAGCCCGAAAGGTTTATTTTGCTTCAAAAGGGTTTGGAGCTGAGTAAAAAGCCACAGAAGCATCAGAATAAAGCAGGTCTTGATCAGTATTGATCATTTTGCCATGACCTCCTTCCATTTTCTGTCCCTCTGATGACTATCTAGTACCGTATGTCAACCTACCTGATTGCATCTCAAAGTTCCTCATAATGCAAATAACTAATCAGGTCTCCAGCAGCACAATTCCAACACTAGCTGGTATTATTGAAGAGCAACATTATTGTCTTAAGTaacttttccaaacttttttaaGGAGtttattctgcatgttttattctgaaaatatgcATTTACACTATTAATACATTTGCATCCTTCTTCAGTGGCTCTATTTATTACTCTTTCATTTacttgtttaatgttttttttttttctgtggcaggttttctgtcttttttttttgtgtctgttcaCAGAAGCCAAACAGCTTTGTTCTGGTATCTAGTCAGATTTAAGAGACATCAAtttgagctaaaaataaattgctgaaAAAGGAAGCCAACTAATAAAATATGCCATCAACTTAAGATGTGAAACAGACCTCCTGATTTAAAATAGAGCAGAGCAGCAAATGTTTGGCAGGAAAAGGTGAGTTCCTTTTCTCATCTGTAACTCATCTGCAAAACCTTGTGgaaaagatttaaagcaaagaaacaaacacgCTCGATCATTTAGTCTGATATGTACAAGTAAGATTTGCTTTCTGTGATGTTTAGACGGCTTTATTTTCACTCCTATTTTTTAAGACTTGGAGGTTTTAGTGCGATCTACATTCAGTCTTGACTGTTTGCGTAACAGAAGATCGCTGAACATCTGGGTTGATTTCTGGGCCTGAACTTGTTATTTAACCTCCGGCTCCTGTCTGCCCGGCACTGGCATTAATCTGATGATAATCCCACAAAGCTCAGATAGCGCAGCTGGACATGGTCGCCGACATTGTCATAAATAGCATTCTGTTGCACGTACTGTCCTGCTCTATCTAAACGAATCAAGACTTTTTTGCGTGAAGAGGTTATGGTCCCTTGCAAAAGCAGTGGCCTGTATTTGAATCATCCTCTAAAGGGTTAAGTCGAAAACAAACatatgtttaagaaaatgtgcTTGTAAAAGGGAATAAGTCAGCATCAGGGCGTCTGATGTTGTTGACAGGTCAGAACATTATGTCTTAGAATGCcctgctgccacctagtggacaTAAAGAATACAGGATTTACTTTGTGTGCTCCTATCTTACAGTTATGTAAGCAGATCAGGCTCAAATGtttaaactgtaatatttttgatATGTTAGACCAAAGGTCACACTTATATCTTAGGGGAGCTCTGAGTTTATTCTCAgaatgctgcatgttttagatcaaAGTTCAATTAGATTCATTCCAGTCACTAATCCTTATTGTCATTCATGTCCTTGTGATTATGAACAGAATGTACCTCTGATAGAACAAACCCCTCTGAAAGAGGATTTTAatcacaaatatgttttttttttgtacattttcatttctttttccttttttctccctttcttagGTAAACATCCCACTAAACCTCAGGGGAACCTCGATCAAGTTTTACTTTCTCAACTAAAGTGCAGTCCAAGTTCAAGGTAGTGTTCTCAAAAtgataggtttttatttttaaaaatgtgttggcaattatcatttatttctaaatgacGACTGACTTTCGCTCGTGCAGGTACAGTTAAATCCAACTGTGGACTCTTCCATTAGATCTTCACAAGCCTTTATTTACAGCATTCGTTCACGTCGTCAGTGCCGGTAATGATGGTTAAAAAAgccataaaatgaaataaataagttattGCAGTTGTGTCAAAACACAGTGAGaaaccttcagaaaaaaaaatactttaagattAAGTGGAAAGAATAGCTAAGAATCATCATAACCTTAAAATGTCCCATAAAATATTGTGTTATAATTATGGGATGTCACCTCACTGTGGCCTTTTTAAACTGACATGCAATCAGAAGGctattaaaacaattcaaattcaTGTGGATCAGAAAATGGACagacaaaagcaaatatttctgtttatgttactgtaaaaaaaaacaaaaaaccttaaaactcTTGTTTAACAGAAACACTAACAAATATGCTGTGGTGAGATGATTAGGAGGAGATTTGTTATCCCCGCTATGCTGAAATGCacagacaaattaaaactgCTCCTGATCATTTTAAGGGAATCACAGGAGCATTCATGTTAAATAGTGGAAgtactgaataaaacaataagaaagCTTTCTAATATCATTGAGTTAAATAATGGgtaagtttgaaatattttgccaAGAATAATGAGCAGAATAATTGCAAAGTACTCGCCACTTTACCTGCGGCAACGGTAATCACTGTACAGTGGTGGAATACAAAcagatttctatttgttaaaaactgatttaattgaagtaattttttctctcacttcaAAGTAATGAATAACTTTGTGATGGCCTGTTATTTAAAATCCTGCAAAAATCCAAATATATACACGTGTTCAGTTTTAAGATGACAAAATATACAATTACTGCTGAATTACAGACACATCTACatgtctgtgttaaaatgtatttacctgctttttctttcttgtagaCAGAGatcaaaacacacatcaaacaCCTCTAGGAAAGCAAAGGGCTCAGAGAAGAGCTCGACCGGTTCAGAGAGTCGGCAGAGTGAGCATCAGGAGCCGACTACCTACAGAGGGCACGGCGGGGAGAACACAACCCCGAGACACATCACAAAGACCAGCAGCTCTGAGTGGAACAGCTCAGACGATCTCGTTCTCTCAGAATCCGAGGACAGAGAAAGCACTTACTTATCCAGTAATAGTGAGGCTGTCACCTCTGACTCCCCGTGCCCTCACATTGACCTGCCATACCACCCGCCTAGCGGCGCGTCAGCAGAAACTCAGCTCGGTGCAAATGGGTCGCCTCACCTTCAACCAAACCCGCAGGCTTCTTCGCTCCACGGCGAAGCGAGCCACGCTGCATTTCGCCCCCGAATGCTTCAGGAGCCCTTTCCGTCGAGCCCTCGCCTCTCTCCCTCGTCCTACATCAGCCCCAAAAGGAGGCCTGACATTTCGGGCCTCCGAACCTTTTCTGACGCGAGCTCAAAGTCGGGCTCGGACCCAGAGAGGAGCACTCAGTCGTCATGCGAGAGCGAGGAGAGACTGACGGGGAGCAGAGCGGATGAGGCGGCACAAGCTCCGGAGGTTTCCCTGACGACGTACTTTAACGTTGACAACTGCATGACGGAAACGTACCGCCTCAAGTACCACAACCAGAGGCCTCTGGTCCTCTCTGCCACAGTGCCAAGGACAGCTGCTGAGAGTGAGCGCAGAGATAACAGCCACACACTCCCCAGTGACGCACACTCACATGACGTGCCAAAAGCCCGACCTGAAACAAGTAAGACttagaaaaaaactattcaaacaGAGCGAAATAGCTACATAAGATAGTTTTCTGTTATTCTGGTCAGCATATGCCCAGAGAACtttcacaaaatacatttttaacaacagaGATCTCATCTTTCTTTCTGCACAGGCCATAATAGCAATAAACCCACTGCAAAATGGAAGCCAGTGACAGCCAAAGGACTGGATGAACGAGGTTTTTTATGAGTGTTGACTTGGTAAGTTTTGTTTACATGGACGGACAGTACGACTGGATGCCAAAGAGTTTACAGaatggaaaaatgttcagatgCCCCCGACGTCTCCAGACTGGGTGGAATTTATTTATGCAAGCTTGTCACATAAATACAACCTACTTCTAAATGCTGTAGTGTGTTGTTTGACAGATTATCAACTATCGTGTGTATCTTCCACTGTCCCGTGGTGTTgttaagaaaatgaaatctgttttcagtttgcacaaagtgttgtttagtttttagttatttttatgacaCGTCATGGCAGCTTTATGTCATTTAGTTTTATCGGTGGAGGAGCTCTGCTAAAGTGCTACAGGCTGGACGAAGCTCAAACAGCAGTGAaggctaaatgttttcatacccTTGGCATAtttagttttgatatttttaatgaagatGTTTGTTGGGAAATATGAACGATAATACAGTAACAaatttatttggagaaaaaaaaattatttatctgttattacaggtaaattatttttt
Proteins encoded in this window:
- the usp53b gene encoding inactive ubiquitin carboxyl-terminal hydrolase 53 isoform X1, with amino-acid sequence MSGCSKSPANSGEAAGSNSMAWVKKFKKTGGGLKKSYQPGSMVSLALTKGLLNEPGQNSCFLNSAVQVLWQLDIFRRSLRQLSGHFCLGDACIFCALKSIFNQFQQSRERVLPSDSLRNALAETFKNEQRFQLGLMDDAAECFENILERIHLHIVSDTPTDECSSKSCITHQKFAMMLYEQFVCRCCGASSDPHPFTEFVHYVSTTALCQQVDRTLGKNERLRSDMFGELLQAANSTGDLRSCPSDCGQSIKIRRVLMNCPEIVTIGFVWDAEQSDLTDDVIRSLGPRLNLCGLFNRVTDENAKRSELHLVGMICFSSKHYSAFAYHTKSSKWMFFDDATVKEIGSKWKDVASKCVRGHFQPLLLFYTNPEGSPVSNEDAPRQTTMCPHYKAQVNGDVTMKHPFGSPNKFQDPFMENLQRPVETSKKDRGHRRIEPSQHRDMTHTKSSSPPENVSRPPVEKMKNSLRSEKSPNQSRGSQEPHGQSCSAQSGGQIRKTNVSPGRNEQEGSHKHWEKGGSGSQNRSKSTWRPIREVLNVDTVLNELEQRRQQQQQQQQQQQDIPRCSKPSSQERARTEPSREREHTRTREDRKQKCLMTIYEDEQRHETESHSSVESESRAGQQRGSRLKAVPKTLLRSDTWTIQRTESGYESSDRLSSGSTNPDSPGVDGFGLRPDQRLTPEILLQSQLHQREADAKSSMTSSLSHNGKHPTKPQGNLDQVLLSQLKCSPSSRQRSKHTSNTSRKAKGSEKSSTGSESRQSEHQEPTTYRGHGGENTTPRHITKTSSSEWNSSDDLVLSESEDRESTYLSSNSEAVTSDSPCPHIDLPYHPPSGASAETQLGANGSPHLQPNPQASSLHGEASHAAFRPRMLQEPFPSSPRLSPSSYISPKRRPDISGLRTFSDASSKSGSDPERSTQSSCESEERLTGSRADEAAQAPEVSLTTYFNVDNCMTETYRLKYHNQRPLVLSATVPRTAAESERRDNSHTLPSDAHSHDVPKARPETSHNSNKPTAKWKPVTAKGLDERGFL
- the usp53b gene encoding inactive ubiquitin carboxyl-terminal hydrolase 53 isoform X3, producing the protein MSGCSKSPANSGEAAGSNSMAWVKKFKKTGGGLKKSYQPGSMVSLALTKGLLNEPGQNSCFLNSAVQVLWQLDIFRRSLRQLSGHFCLGDACIFCALKSIFNQFQQSRERVLPSDSLRNALAETFKNEQRFQLGLMDDAAECFENILERIHLHIVSDTPTDECSSKSCITHQKFAMMLYEQFVCRCCGASSDPHPFTEFVHYVSTTALCQQVDRTLGKNERLRSDMFGELLQAANSTGDLRSCPSDCGQSIKIRRVLMNCPEIVTIGFVWDAEQSDLTDDVIRSLGPRLNLCGLFNRVTDENAKRSELHLVGMICFSSKHYSAFAYHTKSSKWMFFDDATVKEIGSKWKDVASKCVRGHFQPLLLFYTNPEGSPVSNEDAPRQTTMCPHYKAQVNGDVTMKHPFGSPNKFQDPFMENLQRPVETSKKDRGHRRIEPSQHRENVSRPPVEKMKNSLRSEKSPNQSRGSQEPHGQSCSAQSGGQIRKTNVSPGRNEQEGSHKHWEKGGSGSQNRSKSTWRPIREVLNVDTVLNELEQRRQQQQQQQQQQQDIPRCSKPSSQERARTEPSREREHTRTREDRKQKCLMTIYEDEQRHETESHSSVESESRAGQQRGSRLKAVPKTLLRSDTWTIQRTESGYESSDRLSSGSTNPDSPGVDGFGLRPDQRLTPEILLQSQLHQREADAKSSMTSSLSHNGKHPTKPQGNLDQVLLSQLKCSPSSRQRSKHTSNTSRKAKGSEKSSTGSESRQSEHQEPTTYRGHGGENTTPRHITKTSSSEWNSSDDLVLSESEDRESTYLSSNSEAVTSDSPCPHIDLPYHPPSGASAETQLGANGSPHLQPNPQASSLHGEASHAAFRPRMLQEPFPSSPRLSPSSYISPKRRPDISGLRTFSDASSKSGSDPERSTQSSCESEERLTGSRADEAAQAPEVSLTTYFNVDNCMTETYRLKYHNQRPLVLSATVPRTAAESERRDNSHTLPSDAHSHDVPKARPETSHNSNKPTAKWKPVTAKGLDERGFL
- the usp53b gene encoding inactive ubiquitin carboxyl-terminal hydrolase 53 isoform X2 → MSGCSKSPANSGEGSNSMAWVKKFKKTGGGLKKSYQPGSMVSLALTKGLLNEPGQNSCFLNSAVQVLWQLDIFRRSLRQLSGHFCLGDACIFCALKSIFNQFQQSRERVLPSDSLRNALAETFKNEQRFQLGLMDDAAECFENILERIHLHIVSDTPTDECSSKSCITHQKFAMMLYEQFVCRCCGASSDPHPFTEFVHYVSTTALCQQVDRTLGKNERLRSDMFGELLQAANSTGDLRSCPSDCGQSIKIRRVLMNCPEIVTIGFVWDAEQSDLTDDVIRSLGPRLNLCGLFNRVTDENAKRSELHLVGMICFSSKHYSAFAYHTKSSKWMFFDDATVKEIGSKWKDVASKCVRGHFQPLLLFYTNPEGSPVSNEDAPRQTTMCPHYKAQVNGDVTMKHPFGSPNKFQDPFMENLQRPVETSKKDRGHRRIEPSQHRDMTHTKSSSPPENVSRPPVEKMKNSLRSEKSPNQSRGSQEPHGQSCSAQSGGQIRKTNVSPGRNEQEGSHKHWEKGGSGSQNRSKSTWRPIREVLNVDTVLNELEQRRQQQQQQQQQQQDIPRCSKPSSQERARTEPSREREHTRTREDRKQKCLMTIYEDEQRHETESHSSVESESRAGQQRGSRLKAVPKTLLRSDTWTIQRTESGYESSDRLSSGSTNPDSPGVDGFGLRPDQRLTPEILLQSQLHQREADAKSSMTSSLSHNGKHPTKPQGNLDQVLLSQLKCSPSSRQRSKHTSNTSRKAKGSEKSSTGSESRQSEHQEPTTYRGHGGENTTPRHITKTSSSEWNSSDDLVLSESEDRESTYLSSNSEAVTSDSPCPHIDLPYHPPSGASAETQLGANGSPHLQPNPQASSLHGEASHAAFRPRMLQEPFPSSPRLSPSSYISPKRRPDISGLRTFSDASSKSGSDPERSTQSSCESEERLTGSRADEAAQAPEVSLTTYFNVDNCMTETYRLKYHNQRPLVLSATVPRTAAESERRDNSHTLPSDAHSHDVPKARPETSHNSNKPTAKWKPVTAKGLDERGFL